A single region of the Novosphingobium sp. SL115 genome encodes:
- a CDS encoding sulfite exporter TauE/SafE family protein, with translation MDVYLPIANLSVNGLVIVGLGALTGLLSGMFGVGGGFLTTPLLIFYGVPPTVAAASAASQVTGASVSGAFTHARRGGIDYHIGAVLVAGGMIGTGLGSLLFRLLESLGQIDTVINVLYVLLLGGIGGLMAHESLTTLRAQKSGIPVPARKRRHHPLVASLPLRWRFYRSGLYISPLAPLLLGMATGILTMLMGIGGGFILVPAMLYILGMGVNVVVGTSLFQILFVTMATTMMHALTTRAVDIVLAVLLLFGSVTGAQVGAQFAQKAKPEHLRLILAVIVLLVALRMALGLGYRPDEIYTVVPL, from the coding sequence ATGGACGTCTATCTTCCCATCGCGAACCTTTCGGTCAACGGACTTGTGATCGTCGGTCTGGGCGCGCTTACCGGGCTGCTTTCGGGGATGTTCGGCGTTGGCGGCGGATTTCTGACCACGCCCCTGCTGATTTTCTATGGCGTGCCTCCCACCGTCGCCGCCGCTTCTGCCGCCAGTCAGGTGACCGGGGCCAGCGTTTCGGGTGCATTCACCCATGCCCGGCGCGGCGGGATCGATTATCACATCGGCGCGGTGCTGGTGGCGGGCGGGATGATCGGCACCGGGCTTGGCTCGCTGCTGTTTCGCCTGCTCGAATCGCTGGGGCAGATCGATACGGTCATCAACGTGCTTTACGTACTGCTGCTGGGCGGCATCGGTGGGCTGATGGCGCATGAAAGCCTGACCACGCTGCGCGCTCAGAAATCCGGCATTCCGGTGCCTGCGCGCAAACGGCGTCATCATCCGCTGGTGGCCAGCCTGCCGCTGCGCTGGCGGTTCTATCGCTCAGGGCTGTATATTTCGCCGCTGGCCCCGCTGTTGCTGGGCATGGCCACTGGTATTCTGACCATGCTGATGGGCATTGGCGGCGGGTTTATTCTTGTTCCTGCCATGCTCTATATTCTGGGCATGGGCGTGAACGTGGTTGTTGGCACCTCGCTGTTCCAGATCCTGTTCGTCACCATGGCAACCACCATGATGCATGCGCTCACTACGCGCGCGGTGGACATCGTGCTGGCGGTCCTTCTGCTGTTCGGGTCGGTTACGGGGGCACAGGTTGGCGCGCAGTTTGCGCAAAAGGCCAAGCCTGAACATTTACGCCTGATTCTGGCGGTGATCGTCCTGCTGGTGGCGCTGCGCATGGCACTGGGGCTGGGTTATCGCCCGGACGAAATCTATACGGTGGTTCCGTTGTGA